A single region of the Lotus japonicus ecotype B-129 chromosome 4, LjGifu_v1.2 genome encodes:
- the LOC130712731 gene encoding alpha,alpha-trehalose-phosphate synthase [UDP-forming] 1-like: protein MSLKLGKEKAERVPGNNYNCATPLTPRSRLERLLRERELRKSFRKTQQTEEAEQVHEDSCISEEEIHDEEEAAETEAESRAFADRSQRQDERPHKQRLLVVANRLPVSAVREGVDSYHLEISVGGLVSALLGVKEFDTRWIGWAGVNVPDEVGQKALTKALAEMRCIPVFLDEEIVNQYYNGYCNNILWPLLHYLGLPQEDRLATTRSFQSQFDAYKKANQMFADVVNQNYEEGDVVWIHDYHLMFLPKCLKEYNDKMKVGWFLHTPFPSSEIHRTLPSRSELLRSVLAADLVGFHTYDYARHFVSACTRILGLEGTPEGVEDQGRLTRVAAFPIGIDSQRFIRALELPEVQNHMKELKGRFAGRKVMLGVDRLDMIKGIPQKILAFEKFLEENSDWRDKVVLIQIAVPTRTDCPEYQKLTSQVHEIVGRINGRFGTLTAVPIHHLDRSLDFHALCALYAVTDVALVTSLRDGMNLVSYEFVACQASKKGVLILSEFAGAAQSLGAGAILVNPWNITEVAASIGYALDMPADEREKRHQFNFQHVTTHTSQEWAATFVSELNDTIVEAQLRTRQVPPLLPNEMAVDCFSKSNNRLIILGFNATLTEPVDALGSGGQIREMELKLHPNLKEPLKILSEDPKTTIVVLSGSDRSVLDKNFSEYNMWLAAENGMFLRLTSSEWMTTMPENLNMDWVDSVKHVFEYFTERTPRSHFEVRETSVLWNYKYADVEFGRLQARDLLQHLMTGPISNASLDVVQGGRSVEVRAVGVSKGAAIDRILGEIVHHKGMNAPIDYVLCIGHFLAKDEDVYKFFEPELPSEASPLARAMLSNIYRPSTLPKISTSKIGSKASRYKKQRSLSNIEKREIDRASGDPGRPTSRDRISLNEGSSVLDLKGDNYFSCAVSRKRSTARYLLKTSDDVVNLLSDLADHSSSPSTCD, encoded by the exons ATGTCACTGAAACTTGGAAAAGAGAAG GCCGAGCGCGTGCCAGGGAACAATTATAACTGCGCCACTCCTTTAACACCAAGGTCAAGATTGGAAAGGCTTTTGAGGGAAAGAGAGCTAAGGAAATCCTTCAGGAAAACTCAACAAACTGAGGAGGCAGAACAAGTTCATGAAGATTCATGCATAAGTGAGGAAGAAATTCATGATGAAGAAGAGGCGGCGGAAACGGAAGCGGAATCAAGAGCTTTTGCGGATAGAAGCCAGAGGCAAGATGAGAGGCCACACAAGCAACGATTGTTGGTGGTAGCCAATAGGTTGCCTGTCTCAGCTGTTAGGGAGGGTGTGGATTCATATCACCTTGAGATCAGTGTTGGAGGGCTAGTCAGTGCACTTTTAG GTGTAAAGGAGTTTGACACTAGGTGGATCGGGTGGGCTGGTGTGAATGTGCCTGATGAAGTTGGGCAGAAGGCATTGACTAAAGCTTTAGCTGAAATG CGATGCATCCCGGTATTTCTCGATGAGGAGATAGTGAATCAGTACTACAATGGTTACTGCAACAACATCTTATGGCCTCTACTTCATTACCTCGGCCTTCCGCAAGAAGATCGACTCGCAACAACCCGTAGTTTCCAATCTCAATTTGATGCATATAAGAAGGCAAACCAAATGTTTGCTGATGTAGTGAATCAGAATTATGAGGAAGGAGATGTTGTTTGGATCCATGATTACCACCTAATGTTCCTCCCAAAATGTTTAAAAGAGTACAATGACAAGATGAAAGTTGGCTGGTTTCTCCATACTCCTTTCCCTTCTTCAGAAATTCATAGGACCCTGCCATCCAGATCAGAGTTGTTGAGATCTGTACTCGCCGCTGATTTGGTGGG ATTCCATACTTACGATTATGCAAGGCATTTTGTTAGTGCTTGTACTCGTATACTTGGCCTTGAAGGTACACCTGAAGGAGTAGAAGATCAAGGGAGGCTAACCCGTGTGGCTGCG TTTCCTATTGGAATTGACTCTCAAAGATTTATTCGAGCCCTTGAGCTCCCTGAAGTCCAGAATCACATGAAAGAACTGAAAGGAAGATTTGCAGGCCGAAAG GTAATGTTGGGTGTTGATCGTCTTGATATGATAAAAGGAATTCCCCAAAAAATCCTGGCATTTGAGAAGTTCCTTGAGGAGAACTCAGATTGGCGTGATAAAGTCGTCTTGATTCAAATTGCAGTACCTACTAGGACAGATTGCCCTGAAT ATCAAAAGCTTACCAGCCAGGTGCATGAAATTGTAGGACGCATCAATGGAAGATTTGGAACACTCACTGCTGTCCCCATACACCATCTG GATCGGTCACTTGACTTTCATGCATTATGTGCCCTCTATGCCGTTACTG ATGTAGCACTTGTTACATCTTTGAGGGATGGAATGAATCTTGTCAGCTATGAATTTGTTGCGTGTCAAGCTTCCAAGAAGGGAGTTCTCATTTTAAGCGAG TTTGCAGGTGCAGCACAGTCTCTTGGTGCTGGTGCTATCTTGGTAAATCCATGGAACATCACAGAGGTTGCTGCTTCTATTGGTTATGCCTTGGACATGCCAGCTGATGAAAGAGAAAAACGGCATCAGTTTAACTTCCAGCATGTGACAACTCACACATCACAAGAATGGGCTGCAACTTTCGTGAG TGAACTAAATGATACCATAGTGGAAGCTCAGCTTAGGACAAGACAAGTTCCTCCATTACTTCCCAACGAAATGGCAGTTGACTGTTTCTCCAAATCCAATAACAGATTAATCATACTG GGTTTCAATGCCACTTTGACTGAACCAGTAGATGCACTTGGAAGTGGTGGTCAAATTAGAGAAATGGAACTTAAACTGCACCCAAATCTGAAGGAGCCTCTAAAGATATTATCTGAGGATCCAAAGACAACAATAGTTGTTCTGAGCGGGAGCGATCGATCTGTCTTGGACAAA AACTTCAGTGAATACAATATGTGGTTAGCAGCAGAAAATGGGATGTTCCTGAGACTTACTTCAAGTGAATGGATGACAACCATGCCTGAAAATTTAAACATGGATTGGGTTGATAGCGTTAAG CATGTTTTCGAGTATTTCACTGAAAGAACACCACGGTCTCATTTTGAGGTTCGCGAGACTTCAGTTTTATGGAACTACAAGTATGCAG ATGTTGAGTTTGGAAGGCTTCAAGCAAGAGATCTGCTTCAGCATCTTATGACAGGTCCAATATCAAATGCATCACTTGACGTTGTCCAAGGTGGTCGATCAGTTGAGGTCAGGGCAGTTGGTGTGTCAAAG GGAGCAGCTATTGACCGTATCCTGGGTGAGATAGTTCATCACAAAGGGATGAATGCACCAATTGATTATGTTCTATGCATTGGGCACTTTCTGGCAAAG GATGAAGATGTTTACAAATTTTTTGAGCCAGAGCTTCCATCTGAAGCATCTCCCTTAGCAAGAGCTATGCTATCCAATATCTACAGGCCTTCAACTCTGCCAAAAATTTCAACCAGCAAAATCGGGTCAAAAGCATCTCGCTATAAGAAACAACGTTCATTGTCAAatatagaaaagagagaaattgaTCGAGCAAGTGGTGATCCGGGGAGACCAACAAGTAGGGATAGAATATCACTGAATGAGGGTTCTTCAGTGCTTGATCTTAAAGGTGATAATTACTTCTCTTGTGCGGTTTCACGGAAGAGATCAACCGCACGCTACCTTCTTAAAACCTCAGATGATGTTGTCAATCTCTTGAGTGACCTGGCGGATCATTCTTCATCACCATCAACTTGTGACTGA
- the LOC130715299 gene encoding exonuclease 1 — MGIQGLLPQLKSIMVPIHIKELNGCSVAVDTYSWLHKGALSCSTELCKGIPTTRHIEYCMRKVNLLRHYGVEPILVFDGGLLPMKSEQENKRARARKDNFARAIEHESDGNSTAAFHCYQKAVDISPLIAHELIQVLKQENLQYIVAPYEADAQMTFLAISRQVDAVITEDSDLIPFGCPRIIFKMDQFGQGVQFQYSMLQNNKELSFEGFNRQMLLEMCILSGCDYLQSLPGMGLKKAHTSIKRFKSYDKVLKHLRYSGVSVPPFYEESFKKAILTFQYQRVYDPINENIVHLSNVPDDIGDELDFLGPPMPKDIAQGIAKGDIDPITKIPFKGENLISPSAIAGTCQFKTSHSETAKKKIDLPVQNNLLTKYFCFASLEAKRKFIAPRVSLSPTTLSQSSLDSSSVSSLEHETLEAAASETKNSAASIVDSENWSNDPLSNSHIENSLTTNISEFMESPHHVSMASEKRSPEHTKLQQSRNPIHKPCLALHKEHEHTSVQDTVEPKTREATGKVIVRSRYFQHKQVEKKVCGEKQDHLSSGIVIDGRQNAISDSDLCNDHLKNKDLKRKISPNDHTQNENSQPRQMHPASPPHDNGFCDDKVDGPFAERSAEEEKFGTTISHLSHYSQIAEKSMDRFESVISSFRCSSGSRVSGLRAPLKDVRNTCNNRPTTVDLKQYAYVPKQRKKSRIAPGN, encoded by the exons ATGGGGATTCAAGGTCTATTACCGCAATTGAAATCGATTATGGTCCCAATCCACATCAAGGAATTGAACGGTTGTTCTGTGGCGGTAGACACCTATTCTTGGCTCCACAAAGGTGCCTTATCTTGCAGCACTGAGCTCTGCAAAGGGATACCCACAACCAG GCATATTGAGTATTGCATGCGTAAAGTGAACTTGCTGCGCCACTACGGTGTTGAGCCGATTCTAGTATTTGATGGAGGTCTTTTACCCATGAAGAGTGAACAAGAGAACAAGCGTGCCAG GGCTAGAAAGGATAATTTTGCACGCGCAATTGAACATGAGTCTGATGGAAATTCTACTGCTGCCTTCCATTGCTACCAGAAAGCTGTTGATATTTCACCTCTAATTGCGCATGAACTCATTCAG GTGTTGAAGCAAGAGAATTTACAGTATATTGTTGCTCCTTACGAAGCAGATGCCCAGATGACATTCTTGGCAATTAGCAGACAGGTTGATGCAGTTATAACTGAAGACTCTGATCTTATACCATTTGGTTGTCCAAGA ATTATCTTTAAAATGGACCAGTTTGGCCAAGGTGTTCAGTTTCAATATTCCATGCTGCAAAATAATAAGGAGCTTAGTTTTGAAGGGTTCAACAGACAAATGCTTCTTGAAATGTGTATTTTGAGCGGCTGTGATTATCTTCAGTCATTGCCAGGGATGGGTCTCAAAAAGGCTCACACAAGCATTAAAAGATTTAAAAGTTATGACAAG GTTCTAAAACACTTGAGATACAGTGGTGTTTCTGTGCCTCCCTTTTACGAAGAGTCATTCAAGAAGGCTATACTTACTTTCCAATATCAACGGGTTTATGATCCaattaatgaaaatattgtCCATTTGTCTAATGTACCTGATGATATTGGTGATGAGTTAGACTTTTTGGGCCCA CCCATGCCAAAAGATATAGCACAAGGAATTGCAAAGGGGGATATTGATCCAATTACCAAAATTCCATTTAAG GGAGAGAATCTTATTTCCCCATCCGCAATTGCAGGAACATGTCAATTCAAAACTTCTCATTCTGAAACTGCGAAAAAAAAGATTGATCTACCGGTGCAGAATAATCTTTTGACCAAGTACTTTT GTTTTGCATCTCTTGAAGCAAAAAGGAAATTCATAGCACCTAGGGTGTCACTGTCACCTACTACTTTAAGTCAAAGTTCATTGGATTCCTCATCTGTCAGTTCCCTGGAACATGAGACTTTAGAAGCTGCTGCTAGTGAAACAAAGAACTCTGCTGCATCCATAGTTGACTCTGAAAATTGGAGCAATGACCCTCTTTCCAATAGCCAT ATTGAGAACAGTTTGACCACCAACATTTCTGAATTTATGGAATCTCCACATCATG TATCTATGGCGAGTGAGAAGAGAAGTCCTGAACATACAAAACTGCAGCAGTCGAGGAATCCAATTCATAAACCTTGTCTGGCTTTGCATAAGGAGCATGAGCACACAAGTGTCCAAGACACAGTAGAACCAAAAACCAGGGAGGCAACGGGCAAGGTAATTGTAAGAAGTCGTTATTTTCAGCACAAGCAAGTAGAAAAAAAAGTTTGTGGTGAGAAACAAGATCACTTGTCGTCTGGCATTGTCATTGATGGGAGACAAAATGCCATATCTGACAGTGATTTATGTAACGATCATTTGAAGAATAAAGACTTGAAAAGGAAGATCTCCCCTAATGACCATACTCAAAAT GAAAATTCGCAGCCCAGGCAAATGCATCCTGCTTCACCTCCTCATGACAATG GTTTCTGTGATGACAAAGTTGATGGACCATTTGCAGAAAGGAGTGCTGAAGAAGAAAAATTTGGGACAACTATTTCCCATTTAAGCCATTATTCTCAAATAGCTGAGAAGTCTATGGATAGATTTGAATCTGTGATATCGTCCTTTAGATGTTCTTCTGGTTCTCGTGTCAGCGGTCTCAGGGCTCCTCTAAAAGATGTTCGGAATACTTGTAATAATAG GCCAACAACTGTGGACTTAAAGCAATATGCGTATGTGccaaaacaaaggaagaaaagcAGAATAGCTCCTGGGAATTAA